The following are encoded in a window of Sulfurimonas sp. C5 genomic DNA:
- a CDS encoding flagellar assembly protein A: MAFFSSKSKEQSLKKVRPTVVRTQNVAKEIFSIAKSYDTNPEQLDFNLLGVQTYTRISKGGAETEWEEISADTLYELDDDATLLNPEFQIKQTYEIEIFSKSKDTEELICKEFKCAVGANATKCKVYLSVAAGSKLTYVEKLEHALKVLINKKKIRAGILIGVFDEMVDDLVSKLSASARINGVMEFPQSQTYLIAEGFEPTATINDALILHYENNQEFDEHTKVDYASRGFIQNVKEGELLIEYVKPKNGKYGRNCRGEFMQPAEPVISHEPEFTVEDTIKVVETPESIQYIAKQNGYIAFEEKDKKYIIKQDVDVTEISFKTTGSISSGVDSDVNISVKETDAIKDAIGTGMTVEVSEIDVDGNVGSNAKVIAKRATIGGQTHQSAFVKADNLDINVHKGSAEGKNIHITRLEHGHVKGEEIDITQALGGNIAGKTINIDVCTSHVKATATKLIEIQKLHGSENIFTIDPLLSDSAREDMKNNEQTIKDLEVEVRELTKEIEKYRELVKEGMPAFLDIKKRLVHYKKNGVKMPEAFIKKYKQFQSTQQHLKELEEQLLKQQDHLNLLNAKPSSFQDDIFEARVINRGEWIGYNEIKFKLVDPPIEIVYKPIEGSAEKVFGLKELESGEYVIRALE, encoded by the coding sequence ATGGCATTTTTTAGTTCCAAAAGTAAAGAACAGTCTCTGAAAAAAGTACGGCCTACTGTAGTAAGGACACAAAATGTTGCAAAGGAGATATTCAGTATCGCGAAATCGTATGATACAAATCCTGAACAACTTGATTTCAATCTTCTTGGAGTACAAACGTACACAAGAATCTCCAAAGGTGGAGCAGAAACGGAATGGGAAGAGATTTCTGCCGATACCTTATATGAACTAGATGATGATGCCACTTTACTTAACCCTGAATTCCAAATAAAACAAACCTATGAGATTGAGATATTTTCTAAATCAAAAGATACTGAAGAGCTAATCTGTAAAGAGTTTAAATGTGCAGTAGGTGCAAATGCTACAAAATGTAAAGTTTATTTGAGTGTTGCTGCTGGTTCTAAGCTAACATATGTAGAAAAACTGGAACATGCTCTTAAAGTATTAATTAATAAAAAGAAAATCCGTGCAGGAATTTTAATAGGTGTTTTTGATGAAATGGTTGACGATCTTGTCTCTAAACTATCTGCTTCAGCACGTATTAATGGTGTAATGGAATTTCCTCAATCACAGACTTATTTGATTGCAGAAGGATTTGAACCGACAGCGACGATAAATGATGCTTTGATTTTACATTATGAAAATAATCAGGAGTTTGATGAACATACTAAGGTTGATTATGCCTCAAGAGGTTTTATACAAAATGTCAAAGAGGGTGAGCTGCTTATAGAATATGTAAAGCCTAAAAATGGAAAGTACGGACGCAACTGCCGTGGTGAATTTATGCAACCGGCAGAACCGGTTATCTCTCATGAACCTGAATTTACGGTAGAAGATACAATCAAGGTTGTAGAAACACCTGAGTCTATACAATATATAGCAAAACAGAATGGTTATATCGCTTTTGAAGAGAAAGATAAAAAGTATATTATCAAACAAGATGTCGATGTTACCGAGATTAGTTTTAAAACAACGGGTTCTATCTCCAGTGGCGTTGATTCCGATGTTAATATCTCTGTAAAAGAGACGGATGCCATCAAAGATGCCATTGGTACTGGAATGACTGTTGAAGTTTCAGAAATTGATGTAGACGGTAATGTCGGATCAAATGCTAAGGTTATTGCAAAGCGTGCAACCATAGGTGGACAGACACATCAATCTGCATTTGTTAAAGCTGACAATTTGGATATTAATGTTCATAAAGGTTCAGCTGAAGGAAAAAATATACATATTACCAGACTGGAACATGGACATGTTAAAGGTGAAGAGATAGATATTACTCAGGCCTTAGGTGGTAATATAGCAGGAAAAACAATTAATATTGACGTATGTACATCTCATGTAAAAGCAACAGCAACTAAATTGATAGAGATTCAAAAACTGCATGGGAGTGAAAATATCTTTACGATAGACCCGCTTTTAAGTGACAGTGCACGAGAAGATATGAAAAACAATGAACAAACTATTAAAGATTTAGAGGTAGAAGTTCGTGAGCTGACAAAAGAGATTGAAAAATACAGAGAGTTAGTTAAAGAAGGTATGCCTGCTTTCCTAGATATTAAAAAAAGACTTGTTCACTATAAAAAGAACGGTGTGAAAATGCCTGAAGCATTTATAAAAAAATATAAGCAGTTTCAATCAACACAACAACATTTAAAAGAGCTGGAAGAACAGCTTTTAAAACAGCAAGACCATTTAAACCTTTTAAACGCAAAGCCGTCCTCATTTCAAGATGATATTTTTGAAGCGCGAGTTATTAACAGGGGAGAGTGGATCGGATATAATGAGATCAAATTCAAATTGGTCGATCCTCCGATAGAAATAGTTTATAAGCCGATAGAAGGCTCTGCTGAAAAAGTTTTTGGACTGAAAGAATTAGAGAGTGGTGAATATGTTATTCGTGCACTTGAATAA
- the murJ gene encoding murein biosynthesis integral membrane protein MurJ — translation MFKAIFTNSFGILFSRILGFIRDLLTASTLGASIYSDIFFIAFKLPNLFRRIFAEGAFTQVFIPAFARASKKAVFSANIFLIFLSIILIITLLVNLLPGIFTKAIAVGFSDETIEIASPYVAINFWYLPFIFAMTFLSGMLQYKNHFATTAFATALLNISLIVALLLAQEENDAIIVYYMSFGVVIGGLLQLLVHILAIQKMGLMKIAFGGFKYLKVKSKLIQKETSKFKKEFFPAMWGNSTAQVSAFLDTFLASFLLTGSISYLYYANRIFQLPLALFAIATSIALFPKVSRYLKNNDETHALANLKKAFWFLAYLLTFSTLGGIILSREITWLLFEHGAFDAHDTQNTSQVLMMYLIGLIPFGLQKLLVLWLYAKQMQLSAAKIATASLITYTAFALALISPMGVSGLALASTVGGVVSFILTVRVFGLKNFFDIIRSKNLIYLLISSTVFIFLLLVFKNFIQAYI, via the coding sequence TTGTTTAAAGCGATTTTCACCAATAGTTTCGGTATATTATTTTCAAGAATTTTAGGCTTCATAAGAGATCTTTTAACTGCATCAACCTTAGGTGCAAGTATCTACTCCGACATCTTTTTTATAGCCTTTAAACTCCCTAATTTATTCCGTCGAATCTTTGCCGAAGGGGCATTTACACAAGTGTTTATTCCTGCATTTGCCAGAGCTTCAAAAAAAGCGGTATTTTCTGCAAATATTTTTCTAATCTTTTTATCAATAATTCTAATAATTACACTTTTGGTAAACCTACTGCCTGGAATTTTTACAAAAGCAATAGCTGTCGGTTTTTCAGATGAAACAATAGAGATTGCTTCTCCATATGTTGCGATCAACTTTTGGTACCTGCCGTTTATTTTTGCCATGACATTTTTAAGCGGAATGCTACAGTATAAAAACCATTTTGCTACAACAGCTTTTGCCACTGCACTTCTGAATATTTCATTAATTGTAGCTCTATTACTAGCCCAAGAGGAAAATGATGCCATTATAGTTTACTATATGAGTTTTGGTGTAGTCATAGGCGGTCTTTTACAACTGCTAGTACATATATTGGCAATTCAAAAAATGGGACTAATGAAGATCGCTTTTGGAGGTTTTAAATATCTAAAAGTCAAAAGCAAACTTATCCAGAAAGAGACAAGTAAATTTAAAAAAGAGTTCTTTCCTGCGATGTGGGGAAATTCAACAGCACAGGTTTCTGCATTTTTAGATACATTTTTAGCTTCTTTTTTACTTACGGGAAGTATCTCTTACCTTTACTATGCAAACCGTATTTTTCAACTTCCACTTGCTCTTTTTGCCATAGCAACTTCAATAGCACTCTTTCCAAAAGTTTCACGTTATTTGAAAAACAATGACGAAACACATGCACTGGCAAACCTCAAAAAAGCATTTTGGTTTTTAGCGTATCTCCTCACATTCAGTACACTCGGCGGTATTATTCTTTCTCGTGAGATTACATGGCTTTTATTTGAGCATGGTGCTTTTGATGCCCATGATACACAAAACACTTCACAAGTTCTTATGATGTATTTGATAGGACTTATCCCTTTTGGTTTGCAAAAACTACTTGTGCTATGGCTGTATGCTAAACAGATGCAGTTAAGTGCTGCAAAAATAGCAACGGCATCACTTATTACTTATACTGCTTTTGCTTTAGCTCTGATTAGTCCTATGGGTGTGAGTGGACTGGCTCTTGCATCTACAGTCGGAGGAGTTGTAAGTTTCATCCTTACAGTAAGAGTTTTTGGGCTCAAAAACTTTTTCGATATAATTCGATCTAAAAACCTTATATACCTGCTAATAAGCTCTACCGTATTTATATTTTTATTATTAGTTTTTAAAAATTTTATCCAAGCTTATATCTAA
- the cysS gene encoding cysteine--tRNA ligase → MNLFDSVKKEKLKFEPIVAGKATLYVCGPTVYDDAHLGHAKSALVFDLLTRVLRANDLDVTYARNITDIDDKIIKKAIEQQKDIKTITDFYTEAFHKEMDELGVKRPDLEPKATENLEAMFAMIQKLIDSGHAYKTEDGDVYFDTSSDSEYLTLSNRIQDEEDKQNRVESSGLKKNSADFALWKSVKDGSVTFESPFGAGRPGWHLECSAMIEEHLAYKDQPYAIDIHGGGADLLFPHHENEAAQTRCSSDHSLAKYWIHNGFVNIDGEKMSKSLGNSFFLKDALKEYDGEVLRFYLLSTHYRSNFNFNTEDLEASKKRLDKLYRLKKRLFGLAESDEQTPFQKDLLEALSDDLNISRALSLIDEMIATANETLDTAGKHKELKRQTMANLAYIEKLLGFGIKNPFEYFQFGIDADTKAKIDALIQERNEAKKEKNFELSDKLRDQILAYGVQLMDTPAGTFWEKV, encoded by the coding sequence TTGAATTTATTTGATTCTGTCAAAAAAGAAAAACTCAAATTTGAACCCATAGTTGCAGGCAAAGCAACACTTTACGTTTGTGGTCCGACAGTATATGACGATGCACATCTCGGACATGCAAAATCAGCACTTGTATTTGATCTCTTAACAAGAGTGCTCAGAGCAAATGATCTTGATGTCACTTATGCAAGAAACATCACGGACATAGACGACAAGATCATCAAAAAAGCGATTGAGCAACAAAAAGATATAAAAACAATTACAGACTTTTATACGGAAGCTTTTCATAAAGAGATGGATGAGCTTGGTGTAAAACGCCCCGACCTTGAACCAAAAGCAACTGAGAATCTGGAAGCAATGTTTGCAATGATCCAAAAGCTGATCGATTCTGGTCATGCGTATAAGACTGAGGACGGTGATGTATATTTTGATACTTCAAGCGACAGTGAATATCTTACTTTAAGTAATCGTATTCAAGATGAAGAAGATAAGCAAAACCGTGTAGAATCATCAGGTTTAAAAAAGAACTCGGCTGACTTTGCCCTTTGGAAATCTGTTAAAGACGGCAGTGTAACATTTGAGAGTCCTTTCGGTGCCGGACGCCCGGGATGGCACTTAGAGTGTTCTGCAATGATAGAGGAGCATCTTGCTTATAAAGATCAGCCATATGCAATTGACATACACGGCGGTGGGGCTGATCTACTTTTTCCGCACCATGAAAACGAAGCGGCACAAACACGCTGTTCAAGTGATCACTCTCTAGCAAAATACTGGATTCACAACGGTTTTGTAAATATCGATGGTGAAAAGATGTCTAAATCTTTAGGCAACAGCTTTTTCCTAAAAGACGCACTCAAAGAGTATGACGGAGAGGTGCTTCGTTTTTATCTTTTAAGCACTCATTACCGCTCAAACTTTAACTTTAATACCGAAGATCTTGAAGCAAGTAAAAAAAGACTGGACAAACTTTATCGTCTTAAAAAACGTCTTTTCGGACTAGCTGAATCAGATGAACAAACACCATTTCAAAAAGATTTGCTTGAAGCACTCAGTGATGATCTTAATATCTCTAGGGCTCTTTCACTTATAGACGAGATGATCGCGACTGCAAACGAAACTCTCGATACTGCAGGAAAACACAAAGAGCTTAAACGTCAAACTATGGCAAACCTTGCATATATTGAGAAATTACTTGGTTTTGGTATAAAAAATCCATTTGAATATTTTCAATTTGGAATCGATGCAGATACAAAAGCTAAAATTGATGCCTTGATACAAGAGAGAAATGAAGCAAAAAAAGAGAAAAACTTTGAACTTTCAGACAAACTACGCGATCAGATTTTAGCTTACGGTGTACAGCTTATGGATACACCTGCCGGAACATTTTGGGAAAAAGTATGA
- a CDS encoding class I SAM-dependent methyltransferase, with the protein MTITELQQHLEQQLLSVTDEFKRIFHGRGGLYEGLKHLTIDSVNQEILSVALYFEEANETELIAMLQNFVSNSQYTTLVIQRRYLQGSPSEVLLGEVPEDLIILENGMKLKLNLLSNKNTYYFPDMKNGRTFVRENAEGKHILNLFSYTCAFSVAAKFGGAKSVVNVDMSKGALKVGMANHSINNLEPKGVSFLPYNILKSFSSLKRKGPYDLIIIDPPSFQRGSFEATKDYEKLIIKLPQLAAEKCILLSCLNSPDLESNFIIEMMARYAPTFKFIERLDNLEEFKSADETRSLKNLVFIRE; encoded by the coding sequence ATGACGATCACAGAACTACAGCAACACTTAGAACAACAGCTTCTAAGTGTTACAGATGAATTTAAAAGAATATTTCATGGTCGTGGAGGTCTATACGAAGGGCTAAAACACCTTACAATTGACAGTGTCAACCAAGAGATACTCAGCGTTGCACTTTATTTTGAAGAGGCAAATGAAACAGAACTCATTGCAATGTTACAAAACTTTGTAAGCAACTCTCAGTATACAACTTTAGTGATTCAAAGACGCTATCTTCAAGGTTCTCCGAGTGAAGTTTTACTAGGTGAAGTTCCAGAGGATCTTATTATTTTAGAAAACGGTATGAAGCTCAAACTCAATCTGCTCTCTAATAAAAACACTTACTATTTTCCAGATATGAAAAACGGCCGTACGTTTGTACGTGAAAATGCAGAGGGAAAACACATTTTAAATCTTTTTTCATACACTTGTGCTTTTTCAGTTGCGGCAAAATTCGGCGGTGCAAAAAGTGTTGTCAACGTAGATATGAGTAAGGGTGCCTTAAAAGTGGGAATGGCTAACCATTCCATTAATAATCTGGAGCCTAAAGGGGTAAGTTTTCTTCCCTATAATATTTTAAAATCGTTCTCTTCTCTAAAAAGAAAAGGACCTTACGATCTCATTATCATCGATCCGCCAAGTTTTCAACGCGGCAGTTTTGAAGCGACAAAAGATTACGAAAAACTGATCATAAAGTTACCACAACTTGCAGCGGAAAAATGTATATTGCTTTCATGTTTGAATTCGCCGGATCTAGAGAGTAATTTTATAATAGAGATGATGGCAAGATATGCTCCGACATTCAAGTTTATCGAACGTTTGGATAATTTAGAAGAGTTCAAAAGTGCAGATGAAACAAGAAGTTTAAAAAACCTTGTCTTTATCAGAGAATAA
- a CDS encoding DJ-1 family glyoxalase III: protein MSKVLVPLANGFEEIEAVNIIDVLRRAEINVLVASLDQNLLVKGANGITIQTDLQVKDINADVIDMIVLPGGWGGTKALAADENVQNLLKDMDAKGKNIGAICAAPFALKAAGVLKPNYTCYPGVENDIKLDGYQGDKAMIVEEGNILTSRGPATAICFALEIVKKLKGEQTYKMLKNGLLASYCE from the coding sequence ATGAGTAAGGTTCTTGTCCCGTTAGCAAATGGTTTTGAAGAGATAGAAGCAGTCAATATTATAGATGTTTTAAGAAGAGCTGAGATAAATGTTTTAGTTGCTTCTTTGGATCAAAATCTTTTAGTCAAAGGTGCAAACGGAATTACGATTCAAACAGACTTGCAGGTAAAAGATATAAATGCAGATGTAATTGATATGATAGTACTTCCAGGAGGTTGGGGTGGTACAAAAGCTTTAGCTGCTGATGAGAATGTACAAAATCTTTTAAAAGATATGGATGCAAAAGGGAAAAACATAGGTGCAATTTGTGCAGCTCCGTTTGCTCTGAAAGCTGCAGGTGTTTTAAAGCCGAACTATACCTGTTATCCTGGTGTTGAAAATGATATTAAACTTGATGGTTATCAAGGTGATAAAGCTATGATTGTTGAAGAGGGAAATATCCTTACATCCCGTGGTCCGGCAACTGCAATCTGCTTTGCTTTGGAAATTGTAAAAAAGCTCAAAGGGGAGCAAACATATAAAATGCTTAAAAACGGGCTTTTAGCAAGCTATTGTGAATAA
- a CDS encoding EAL domain-containing protein encodes MKSLSIKLFVTIVIAAAILYQTVAFYSFYHKSKDGIATLLQENLQSQIINLKHLLENDVRLNNINYIVSNLDNFIASNDMLSDLHVLNGRKQLLYSTDRDTLALHENVRCIKTSELLEHNVFQEECYYFLIKFYDNLTPHYYYAYIYTNSKYVNSLLKEQVMTYAILFGFFTIIFLALLWFNLKKFITIPLKELKYYAYYSENSPAQFFIQELESIRYSLKMTFHRMKQEQEKLYNLSTKDPLSGLYNRLSLIEKINWLISQEKRSKQGFTLIFLDLDDFKNINDSYGHEFGDMVLKEIAAVIKNSLRTNDIISRFGGDEFVIILPSITDITQIVEVLTKLQKNLFKPITHEEFTYKTTSSMGIVIYPKDGENANTLLKNADIAMYKSKELGKNNFHFFTNELNEELKEKLHIKAMIESALKNDHFKLFYQPQIDIKSGKIIGCEALIRIIDPVEGIISPYKFIPIAEQNNLIVPMGRWILQEAVSQLKKWENTPLSDLKISINVSALELNNKDFIKFFEKQLLNIDRKKLCVELTESVLMNNFEDNLIKIHKLKSLGISLALDDFGTGYSSLSYLKNIPFDFLKIDKSFIDDILEDPKDQLFIQVIIDIAQTMHLTVVAEGVEHKGQLSMLADLNCNIYQGYFCSKPVKAEDFEQLFNSNGCYN; translated from the coding sequence ATGAAATCATTATCAATAAAACTCTTTGTCACTATAGTTATAGCAGCTGCTATCCTTTATCAAACAGTTGCATTTTATTCTTTTTATCATAAATCTAAAGATGGAATAGCAACATTATTACAAGAGAATCTTCAATCTCAGATCATAAATTTAAAACATCTTTTGGAAAATGATGTAAGACTGAATAATATTAACTATATTGTTTCTAATTTAGACAACTTTATAGCATCTAACGATATGCTTTCTGATCTGCATGTTCTAAACGGAAGAAAACAATTACTATATTCTACAGATAGAGATACTTTAGCATTACATGAGAATGTAAGATGTATAAAAACTTCTGAATTATTAGAACACAATGTTTTTCAAGAAGAGTGCTACTACTTTTTAATTAAATTTTATGACAATCTGACTCCTCATTATTATTACGCATATATATACACAAATTCAAAATATGTAAACTCTCTTTTAAAAGAACAAGTGATGACATATGCTATTTTATTCGGCTTTTTTACAATCATTTTCTTAGCTCTGTTATGGTTTAATCTCAAAAAATTCATTACAATCCCATTAAAAGAACTTAAATATTACGCTTACTATAGTGAAAATTCACCTGCACAATTTTTTATTCAAGAACTTGAAAGTATCCGTTATTCATTAAAAATGACGTTTCACAGAATGAAGCAGGAACAGGAAAAACTTTATAACCTTTCTACAAAAGATCCTCTCAGCGGACTATACAATCGTTTGAGTCTTATTGAAAAAATCAACTGGCTAATATCACAAGAAAAAAGAAGCAAGCAAGGCTTTACACTTATTTTTCTTGACCTAGATGACTTTAAAAACATCAATGATAGTTACGGGCATGAATTTGGAGACATGGTTTTAAAAGAGATTGCAGCAGTGATCAAAAATTCTCTACGCACTAATGATATTATTTCACGTTTTGGAGGGGATGAATTTGTTATTATTTTACCTAGTATAACAGATATTACTCAAATAGTTGAAGTATTAACAAAACTACAAAAAAATCTTTTTAAGCCTATTACACATGAAGAATTTACGTATAAAACTACATCAAGTATGGGAATTGTTATTTATCCAAAAGATGGAGAAAATGCCAATACACTCTTAAAAAATGCAGATATAGCAATGTACAAGTCTAAAGAGTTAGGAAAAAATAACTTTCACTTTTTTACAAATGAACTCAACGAAGAGTTAAAAGAAAAGCTTCATATAAAAGCTATGATAGAGTCTGCACTGAAAAATGATCATTTTAAACTTTTCTACCAACCTCAAATCGATATAAAATCAGGGAAAATAATTGGTTGTGAAGCTTTAATCAGAATCATAGACCCTGTTGAGGGGATTATATCTCCATATAAATTTATTCCTATTGCAGAACAAAACAATTTAATAGTGCCTATGGGACGATGGATCTTACAAGAGGCAGTATCTCAACTTAAAAAATGGGAAAATACACCATTGTCTGATCTGAAAATTTCTATTAATGTGTCTGCTTTAGAATTAAACAATAAAGATTTTATTAAATTTTTTGAAAAACAGCTTCTTAATATAGATAGAAAAAAACTTTGTGTTGAACTGACTGAATCTGTTTTAATGAATAATTTTGAAGACAACCTTATAAAAATTCATAAGTTAAAATCTCTAGGTATTTCACTTGCTCTTGATGATTTTGGTACAGGATATTCGTCTCTTTCATATCTAAAAAACATCCCTTTTGATTTTCTGAAAATCGATAAAAGTTTTATCGATGATATTTTAGAAGATCCAAAAGACCAGCTATTTATTCAGGTCATTATAGATATTGCCCAAACTATGCATTTAACTGTAGTAGCAGAAGGTGTTGAACATAAAGGTCAGCTATCTATGTTAGCAGACTTAAATTGTAATATTTATCAAGGCTACTTCTGTTCTAAGCCTGTAAAAGCTGAAGATTTTGAACAACTTTTCAACTCAAACGGCTGCTATAATTAA
- a CDS encoding quinone-dependent dihydroorotate dehydrogenase: MLNYDSIKPYLFKFEPETAHHIASFVLRLPNISQLPFNSFLESHFINDESLHQELFGRTFLNPVGLGAGFDKNATMIRGIQTLGFGFTEIGTVTPKPQPGNPKPRMFRHIEEQTIQNAMGFNNDGAYKVVQRLKERYPFSTPIGINIGKNKVTPENEAINDYTHLIKAFNGLGDYFVINISSPNTPGLRDLQNEEFITELFKEAKALTDMPILLKIAPDMTPEDAVALTTLAVEKGADGIIATNTTIDYSLVNDPKDIGGLSGAVLKEKSFKIFEAIAKELYGKTTLISVGGIDSAEEAYRRIKAGASLVQVYSAMIFHGPDLIMNINKGLVELLKADGYTNITEAIGADRK; this comes from the coding sequence ATGCTAAATTATGACTCAATTAAACCGTATCTTTTTAAATTTGAACCTGAGACTGCACACCATATTGCCTCATTTGTGCTAAGACTTCCAAATATCTCTCAACTTCCGTTTAACTCGTTTTTAGAATCTCATTTTATCAATGACGAAAGTTTGCACCAAGAACTTTTTGGAAGAACTTTCCTAAACCCTGTAGGACTAGGTGCAGGTTTTGATAAAAATGCAACGATGATCAGAGGTATCCAAACACTTGGATTTGGTTTTACGGAAATTGGAACGGTAACTCCAAAACCACAACCGGGAAATCCTAAACCGAGAATGTTCCGTCACATTGAAGAGCAAACTATTCAAAATGCGATGGGCTTTAATAATGACGGTGCGTATAAAGTTGTGCAAAGATTAAAAGAGCGTTATCCGTTTTCAACTCCTATAGGTATTAATATAGGTAAAAATAAAGTAACACCTGAGAATGAAGCAATTAACGACTACACACACCTTATCAAAGCATTTAACGGCTTAGGAGATTATTTTGTAATTAATATATCTTCACCAAATACTCCAGGGCTTCGTGATCTGCAAAACGAAGAGTTTATTACAGAACTTTTCAAAGAAGCCAAAGCTTTAACAGATATGCCGATTTTATTAAAAATTGCACCTGATATGACACCTGAAGATGCTGTAGCACTTACGACTCTTGCAGTTGAAAAAGGAGCTGACGGGATTATTGCGACAAATACGACAATTGATTATTCGCTAGTCAATGATCCTAAAGACATTGGCGGTTTAAGCGGTGCTGTTCTTAAAGAAAAAAGTTTTAAAATTTTTGAAGCTATTGCAAAAGAACTATACGGTAAAACTACACTGATTTCTGTCGGGGGTATTGACTCCGCAGAAGAAGCGTATAGAAGAATTAAAGCAGGTGCCAGCTTGGTACAAGTATATAGTGCAATGATTTTCCACGGTCCGGATCTGATTATGAATATCAATAAAGGACTTGTAGAACTTTTAAAAGCCGATGGTTATACAAACATTACTGAAGCTATCGGAGCAGATCGCAAATGA
- a CDS encoding pitrilysin family protein, protein MGTTLPAYKTKTLDNGLQIVVVPMQNDTNVVSTDIFYKVGSRNEIMGKTGIAHMLEHMNFKSSKNLQAGEFDKEVKSIGGVNNASTSFDYTHYFIKSSSDNMKKSIELYAELMQNLTLKDEEFQPERDVVTEERRWRTDNNPLGYLYFKLFNNAYVYHPYHWTPIGFMNDIRTWTIEDIKSFHKTYYQPQNAILVVTGDIEPKVVFDEAQKAFGSIENTADIPEVKFVEPEQDGAKRVLIHKESEVEMIAITFHIPDFKNEDQTTLSVISEILYSGKSSRLYKELVDKKRLVNSVYAYNMENTDPGLFIFMATCNPGIKAKDVEKELIKQIKLLKEKKVSKKELEKVKINTKSDFIYSLESSTSVANLYGSYLVRGDITPLMHYEENVSNITPKVLQEVANKYFDFNKSTTVILKK, encoded by the coding sequence ATGGGAACTACGCTCCCTGCATATAAAACAAAAACATTAGACAATGGTCTTCAAATTGTTGTCGTACCTATGCAAAACGATACAAATGTAGTAAGTACAGACATCTTTTATAAAGTGGGCAGCCGTAACGAAATTATGGGAAAAACAGGAATTGCCCATATGCTTGAGCATATGAACTTCAAATCATCTAAAAACCTTCAAGCCGGAGAGTTTGATAAAGAAGTTAAAAGTATCGGCGGCGTGAATAACGCTTCAACTAGTTTTGACTATACCCATTACTTCATCAAATCAAGCTCAGACAATATGAAAAAATCTATTGAGCTATATGCAGAATTAATGCAAAATCTGACATTAAAAGATGAAGAGTTCCAACCCGAACGTGACGTTGTAACAGAAGAACGCCGTTGGAGAACAGATAATAATCCGCTTGGATACCTTTATTTTAAACTTTTTAACAATGCCTATGTGTACCATCCGTACCATTGGACACCGATCGGGTTTATGAATGACATCCGTACATGGACGATCGAAGATATCAAAAGTTTTCATAAAACATACTACCAACCGCAAAATGCAATCTTGGTAGTTACCGGCGATATTGAACCAAAAGTTGTATTTGATGAAGCTCAAAAAGCTTTCGGCAGCATTGAAAACACGGCTGATATCCCTGAGGTAAAATTTGTAGAGCCTGAACAAGACGGTGCTAAACGTGTACTTATTCATAAAGAGAGCGAAGTGGAAATGATTGCTATTACTTTCCATATCCCTGACTTTAAGAATGAAGATCAAACAACGCTAAGTGTAATTTCAGAGATTCTTTACTCAGGAAAAAGTTCTCGTCTTTATAAAGAGTTAGTAGATAAAAAACGTCTTGTAAACTCTGTTTATGCGTACAACATGGAAAATACAGATCCGGGACTTTTCATCTTTATGGCTACATGTAATCCGGGTATAAAAGCAAAAGATGTAGAAAAAGAGCTTATTAAGCAAATCAAGCTATTAAAAGAGAAAAAAGTATCGAAAAAAGAGCTTGAAAAAGTAAAAATCAATACAAAATCAGACTTCATCTATTCATTAGAAAGCTCAACAAGCGTAGCAAACCTTTACGGAAGCTATCTTGTTCGCGGTGATATTACACCGCTTATGCATTATGAAGAGAATGTTAGCAACATTACACCTAAGGTGCTTCAAGAAGTTGCAAACAAGTACTTTGACTTCAACAAGTCGACTACAGTCATTTTAAAAAAATAA